A single Calypte anna isolate BGI_N300 chromosome 5A, bCalAnn1_v1.p, whole genome shotgun sequence DNA region contains:
- the HAUS2 gene encoding HAUS augmin-like complex subunit 2, producing the protein MAEQHCSDSSTAAAEPEECQDWQRDATSDENRSDSTASPPPCPSGQPAAASAFLAQCVAKGVLSQETLDLTWRTTPSFVKFSEMEKKANIQAEINEMKLKIEMLQLEKETADITHPFYLSKKCEILQDMNRHLEVVLKEKSALRRRLIKPRCQESLPIEVTFHRSVVDLLAEAVTFIENLESHLQTLRSIPQIPDMMKNMDTALTKAEMLVMDLEELAEQILKWREVHKEVYSDSICKTAELDFVLSLT; encoded by the exons ATGGCGGAGCAGCACTGCTCCGATTCCTCGACGGCCGCCGCCGAGCCCGAAGAGTGCCAGGACTGGCAGCGAGACGCCACGAGCGATGAGAACCGGAGTGACTCTACAGCCTCCCCTCCCCCGTGTCCGTCGGGGCAGCCCGCGGCGGCGTCCGCCTTTCTGGCGCAGTGCGTGGCGAAGGGCGTCCTGAGCCAG gaGACACTGGATTTAACCTGGAGAACAACCCCATCCTTTGTGAAATtctcagagatggaaaaaaaggcaaatattcaAGCTGAAATCAATGAG ATGAAACTGAAAATTGAAATGCTGCAGTTGGAGAAAGAGACAGCAGACATTACTCACCCTTTTTACTTAA gcAAAAAATGTGAGATTTTGCAAGATATGAACAGACACTTGGAAGTAGTACTAAAAGAGAAGAGTGCTCTTAGGAGGAGGTTAATAAAACCCAGGTGTCAAGAGAGCTTGCCTATTGAGGTTACTTTCCACAG GTCTGTAGTAGACTTGTTGGCTGAGGCTGTGACTTTCATTGAGAATCTTGAAAGCCATTTGCAGACCTTAAGAAGCATCCCCCAGATACCAGACATGATGAAGAACATG GACACTGCTTTGACAAAAGCAGAGATGCTTGTGATGGAtctggaggagctggcagagcaaaTATTGAAATGGAGAGAAGTACATAAAGAAGTGTATTCTGACAGCATCTGCAAAACTGCTGAATTGGACTTTGTCTTATCTTTAACTTAA
- the LRRC57 gene encoding leucine-rich repeat-containing protein 57: MGNSALKAHLETAQKTGVFQLTGKGLTEFPEDLQKLTSNLRTIDLSNNKIELLPPLIGKFSFLKSLALNNNKLSALPEELCKLKKLETLHLNGNHLRQLPAAFGQLSALKTLSLSGNQLQTVPTQLSGLRHLDVVDLSKNQIQNVPDTVGELQAIELNLNQNQISQISVQISHCPRLKVLRLEENCLELSMLPESILSDSQISLLAVEGNLFEIKKLRELEGYDKYMERFTATKKKFA, encoded by the exons ATGGGGAATAGTGCATTGAAAGCCCACCTGgagacagcacagaaaactgGCGTGTTTCAGCTAACAGGAAAGGGACTCACAGAG TTTCCTGAAGATCTGCAGAAGTTAACAAGCAACTTAAGAACAATAGACTTGTCAAACAACAAAATAGAGCTTTTGCCACCGCTCATtggaaaattttccttcttgaagagcCTTGCtctaaacaacaacaaactgA GTGCTTTACCCGAGGAGCTGTGTAAACTGAAAAAACTGGAAACACTACACTTGAATGGCAATCACTTGAGGCAGCTACCAGCTGCTTTTGGACAGCTTTCAGCTCTCAAAACCCTGAGCCTTTCTGGAAACCAGCTTCAGACTGTGCCCACACAACTCTCTGGTCTTCGCCACCTGGATGTAGTAGATCTTTCAAAAAACCAGATCCAAAATGTACCTGACACTGTTGGAGAATTGCAGGCTATTGAGCTCAATTTGAATCAGAATCAG atttcTCAGATCTCAGTGCAGATCTCCCACTGTCCACGCCTCAAAGTCTTGCGCTTAGAAGAAAACTGTCTAGAACTCAGCATGCTTCCTGAAAGTATCCTCAGTGATTCCCAGATCTCACTGCTTGCAGTAGAAGGCAACCTCTTTGAAATCAAGAAACTCAGAGAACTGGAAGGCTATGACAAG TACATGGAGCGAtttacagctacaaagaagaagTTTGCATAA